One part of the Paracoccus sp. MBLB3053 genome encodes these proteins:
- the carB gene encoding carbamoyl-phosphate synthase large subunit: protein MPKRTDIKSILIIGAGPIVIGQACEFDYSGAQACKALREEGYRVILVNSNPATIMTDPEMADATYIEPITPEMVEKIIAKERPDALLPTMGGQTGLNTALALADAGVLNRYGVELIGAQRAAIEMAEDRKLFREAMDRIGLENPRATIVSAPKLSNGKYDIKAGIAQAIADLEEIGLPAIIRPAFTLGGTGGGVAYNRDDYERIIRSGLEASPVAQVLVDESLLGWKEYEFEVVRDRADNAIIVCSIENVDPMGVHTGDSITVAPALTLTDREYQNMRNGSIAVLREIGVETGGSNVQWAVNPKDGRMVVIEMNPRVSRSSALASKATGFPIAKIAAKLAVGYTLDELDNDITKVTPASFEPSIDYVVTKIPRFAFEKFPGSKPELTTAMKSVGEVMAIGRTFHESLQKALTSMENGLTGLDEIEIPGAPDKAAVIKAISAQTPDRLRLIAQAMREGLTDDEIQHATAFDPWFLSRLREIVDAENAVRENGLPTDLEALRKLKMMGFTDARLATLSAQSETAVRKARRAHDLHPVFKRIDTCAAEFEAQTPYMYSTYEAPAMGDVENEARPSDRKKVVILGGGPNRIGQGIEFDYCCCHACFALTKAGYETIMVNCNPETVSTDYDTSDRLYFEPLTLEHVLEILRIEQENGTLHGVIVQFGGQTPLKLANALEEEGIPILGTTPDAIDLAEDRERFQKLLNDLGLKQPVNGIASSDEQAIEIAKRVGFPLVIRPSYVLGGRAMEIVRDMDQLNRYIREAVNVSGDSPVLLDSYLSGAIEVDVDALSDGKTVHVAGIMEHIEEAGVHSGDSACSLPPHTLDAATIAELKVQTEAMAKALNVVGLMNVQFALKDGEIYVLEVNPRASRTVPFVAKATDSAIASIAARLMAGEPMSNFPARAPYPAGVGPEDPLPFADPLTLADPNTPWFSVKEAVLPFARFPGVDTILGPEMRSTGEVMGWDRTFARAFLKSQMGAGTHLPEEGLVFISVKDADKTEALAAAARDLTAMGFRLIATSGTASFLKAAGVETGLVNKVYEGRPNIVDRLKNGEIAMVLNTTEGAQAIADSREIRAVALNDKIPYYTTAAGSIAAVAAIKSRGEGEVGVRSLQA from the coding sequence ATGCCGAAAAGAACCGATATCAAATCCATCCTGATCATCGGCGCCGGGCCCATCGTCATCGGCCAGGCCTGCGAATTCGACTATTCCGGTGCCCAGGCCTGCAAGGCGCTGCGCGAGGAAGGTTACCGGGTCATCCTGGTCAACTCGAACCCCGCGACGATCATGACCGACCCGGAAATGGCCGATGCGACCTATATCGAGCCGATCACCCCGGAAATGGTCGAAAAGATCATCGCCAAGGAACGCCCCGACGCGCTTCTGCCCACGATGGGCGGCCAGACCGGGTTGAACACCGCGCTGGCGCTGGCAGATGCGGGCGTCTTGAACCGCTACGGCGTCGAACTGATCGGCGCGCAGCGCGCCGCCATCGAAATGGCCGAAGACCGCAAGCTGTTCCGCGAGGCCATGGACCGCATCGGGCTGGAAAATCCGCGCGCGACCATCGTTTCCGCGCCCAAGCTCTCGAACGGCAAATATGACATCAAGGCCGGGATCGCGCAGGCAATCGCCGATCTGGAAGAAATCGGCCTGCCCGCGATCATCCGCCCCGCCTTCACCCTTGGCGGCACTGGCGGCGGCGTCGCCTATAACCGCGACGATTACGAACGCATCATCCGTTCGGGCCTGGAAGCCTCGCCCGTTGCGCAGGTGCTGGTCGATGAATCGCTGCTCGGCTGGAAGGAATATGAATTCGAGGTCGTCCGCGACCGCGCCGACAACGCCATCATCGTCTGCTCGATCGAAAACGTCGACCCGATGGGCGTTCATACGGGCGATTCGATCACCGTTGCCCCCGCGCTGACCTTGACCGACCGCGAATACCAGAACATGCGCAACGGCTCGATCGCCGTGCTGCGCGAAATCGGCGTCGAGACCGGCGGCTCGAACGTGCAATGGGCGGTGAACCCGAAAGACGGCCGTATGGTCGTCATCGAGATGAACCCGCGCGTCTCGCGGTCCTCGGCGCTTGCGTCCAAGGCGACCGGCTTCCCGATCGCCAAGATCGCCGCGAAGCTGGCCGTCGGCTACACCCTGGACGAACTCGACAACGACATCACCAAGGTCACCCCGGCCTCCTTCGAGCCCTCGATCGACTATGTCGTGACCAAGATCCCGCGTTTCGCCTTCGAGAAATTCCCGGGCTCGAAGCCGGAACTGACCACCGCGATGAAATCCGTGGGCGAGGTCATGGCGATTGGCCGCACCTTCCACGAATCGCTGCAAAAGGCGCTGACCTCGATGGAGAACGGGCTGACCGGCCTTGACGAGATCGAGATCCCCGGCGCGCCCGACAAGGCCGCCGTCATCAAGGCCATCAGCGCCCAGACCCCCGACCGCCTGCGCCTGATCGCGCAAGCCATGCGCGAGGGCCTGACGGATGACGAAATCCAGCACGCCACGGCCTTCGATCCGTGGTTCCTGTCGCGCCTGCGCGAGATCGTGGATGCGGAAAATGCCGTGCGCGAAAACGGCCTGCCGACCGATCTGGAAGCCCTGCGCAAGCTCAAGATGATGGGCTTCACCGATGCCCGCCTTGCGACGCTTTCGGCCCAGTCCGAAACCGCCGTACGCAAGGCCCGCCGCGCCCATGACCTGCATCCGGTCTTCAAGCGCATCGACACCTGCGCCGCCGAGTTCGAGGCCCAGACGCCCTACATGTATTCGACCTACGAAGCCCCCGCGATGGGCGACGTGGAAAACGAAGCCCGTCCTTCGGACCGCAAGAAGGTCGTGATCCTTGGCGGTGGCCCGAACCGCATCGGCCAGGGCATCGAGTTCGACTATTGCTGCTGCCATGCCTGCTTCGCGCTGACCAAGGCCGGCTATGAAACCATCATGGTCAACTGCAATCCCGAGACCGTCTCGACCGATTACGACACCTCGGATCGCCTCTATTTCGAGCCGCTGACCCTGGAACACGTCCTTGAAATCCTGCGCATCGAGCAGGAAAACGGCACGCTGCACGGCGTCATCGTGCAATTCGGCGGCCAGACGCCCCTGAAACTCGCGAATGCGCTGGAAGAAGAAGGCATCCCGATCCTCGGCACCACGCCGGACGCGATCGACCTGGCCGAGGACCGCGAGCGCTTCCAGAAGCTCCTGAACGACCTCGGCCTGAAGCAGCCGGTCAACGGCATCGCTTCCTCGGACGAGCAGGCCATCGAGATCGCCAAGCGCGTCGGCTTCCCGCTGGTCATCCGCCCGTCCTACGTGCTGGGCGGCCGCGCGATGGAAATCGTGCGCGACATGGACCAGCTCAACCGCTACATCCGCGAGGCCGTGAACGTCTCGGGCGACAGCCCCGTCCTGCTCGACAGCTACCTTTCGGGCGCGATCGAGGTCGATGTCGATGCGCTTTCCGACGGCAAGACCGTCCATGTCGCGGGCATCATGGAGCATATCGAGGAAGCCGGCGTGCATTCGGGCGACAGCGCCTGTTCGCTGCCGCCCCACACGCTTGATGCCGCCACGATTGCCGAGCTGAAGGTCCAGACCGAGGCGATGGCCAAGGCGCTGAACGTGGTTGGCCTGATGAACGTCCAGTTCGCGCTGAAGGACGGCGAGATCTACGTGCTCGAAGTCAACCCGCGCGCCTCGCGCACCGTGCCCTTCGTCGCCAAGGCCACCGACAGCGCGATTGCCTCGATCGCCGCGCGCCTGATGGCCGGGGAACCGATGTCGAACTTCCCGGCCCGCGCGCCCTATCCGGCGGGCGTCGGTCCCGAAGACCCGCTGCCCTTCGCCGACCCGCTGACGCTCGCCGATCCGAACACGCCCTGGTTCTCGGTCAAGGAAGCCGTGCTGCCCTTCGCCCGCTTCCCCGGCGTCGACACCATCCTCGGCCCGGAGATGCGCTCGACCGGCGAGGTCATGGGCTGGGATCGCACCTTCGCCCGCGCCTTCCTCAAGTCGCAGATGGGTGCCGGAACGCATCTTCCCGAAGAGGGGCTGGTCTTCATCTCGGTCAAGGATGCCGACAAGACCGAGGCGCTGGCCGCTGCCGCCCGCGACCTGACCGCGATGGGCTTCCGCCTGATCGCGACCAGCGGCACGGCAAGCTTCCTCAAGGCGGCAGGGGTCGAAACCGGGCTCGTGAACAAGGTCTATGAGGGCCGCCCGAATATCGTCGACCGCCTGAAGAATGGCGAGATCGCGATGGTCCTGAACACGACCGAAGGCGCCCAGGCCATCGCCGACTCGCGCGAAATCCGCGCCGTCGCGCTGAACGACAAGATCCCCTATTACACCACCGCCGCCGGCAGCATCGCCGCCGTGGCAGCGATCAAGTCGCGCGGCGAAGGGGAAGTCGGGGTGCGTTCGCTGCAGGCATAA
- the cysW gene encoding sulfate ABC transporter permease subunit CysW has product MYDSTLHEPYLTPSETTAGGWRPATDETPLARAILIAVAMVGLAILVLAPLAVVFAEAFAKGAGAALASLTQPEAASAIKLTLLVAAISVPVNAVFGIAAAWVITKFDFRGKAFLITLIDLPFSVSPVVAGLALVLLFGTNSLLGGWLVASGFPIIFALPGIVLASVFVTFPFVARELIPVMIEQGRTEEEAALTLGASGWRVFLTVTLPNIRWALLYGVLLCNARAMGEFGAVAVVSGKIRGQTATMPITIEMLYNEYLSVAAFSLAGVLAMLALLTLVLKTALEWRHADQLAATRRH; this is encoded by the coding sequence ATGTATGACAGCACGCTTCACGAGCCCTATCTCACGCCGTCCGAAACGACGGCTGGGGGCTGGCGTCCCGCCACCGACGAAACGCCGCTGGCCCGTGCCATCCTGATCGCCGTCGCGATGGTCGGGCTCGCGATCCTCGTTCTCGCCCCGCTCGCCGTGGTCTTCGCCGAGGCCTTCGCCAAGGGCGCGGGGGCCGCGCTCGCCTCGCTGACCCAGCCCGAGGCCGCCTCGGCGATCAAGCTGACGCTGCTGGTCGCCGCGATCTCGGTTCCTGTCAACGCCGTCTTCGGCATCGCCGCCGCCTGGGTCATCACCAAGTTCGACTTTCGCGGCAAGGCGTTCCTCATCACGCTGATCGACCTGCCGTTCTCGGTTTCGCCCGTCGTGGCGGGCCTGGCGCTGGTCCTGCTTTTCGGCACGAACAGCCTTCTGGGCGGCTGGCTTGTCGCCTCGGGCTTCCCGATCATCTTCGCGCTGCCGGGGATCGTGCTGGCCTCGGTCTTCGTGACCTTTCCCTTCGTCGCCCGCGAGCTGATCCCGGTGATGATCGAGCAGGGCCGGACCGAGGAAGAGGCCGCGCTGACCCTCGGCGCCTCGGGCTGGCGCGTGTTCCTGACGGTGACGCTTCCGAATATCAGATGGGCGCTGCTTTACGGCGTGCTCTTGTGCAATGCGCGCGCGATGGGCGAATTCGGCGCGGTCGCCGTCGTCTCGGGCAAGATCCGGGGCCAGACCGCGACCATGCCGATCACCATCGAGATGCTCTACAACGAATATCTTTCCGTCGCCGCCTTCAGCCTGGCCGGTGTGCTGGCCATGCTCGCGCTGCTGACCCTGGTCCTGAAAACCGCGCTGGAATGGCGTCATGCCGACCAGCTTGCCGCAACCCGCCGCCACTGA
- a CDS encoding BrnA antitoxin family protein: MGAMVGKAEEQRRVNYHYMADAMRMLEWDLHQRLMADLRIPEEWHEIARDKGERKKTRVTIRLDDEIARFFRSTGADWQPRLNRVLSVWMHARLAGMIRGAETMDYMKRRIEDGLDGPRPRWGDLQRMEEEVLGDEATGWDEAGVPLGEERVSSAVRRVELDGKRG, encoded by the coding sequence ATGGGCGCGATGGTCGGCAAGGCGGAAGAGCAGCGACGGGTGAATTATCACTACATGGCGGATGCCATGCGGATGCTGGAATGGGATCTGCACCAGCGGCTGATGGCCGATCTGCGCATCCCCGAGGAATGGCACGAAATCGCCCGCGACAAGGGCGAACGGAAGAAGACCCGCGTGACCATCCGGCTGGACGATGAGATCGCGCGCTTCTTCCGCTCGACCGGGGCGGATTGGCAGCCAAGGTTGAACCGGGTGCTGTCGGTCTGGATGCATGCGCGGCTGGCCGGAATGATCCGCGGGGCCGAGACGATGGATTACATGAAGCGCCGGATCGAAGACGGGCTCGACGGCCCCCGGCCGCGCTGGGGTGATCTGCAACGGATGGAAGAGGAAGTCCTGGGCGATGAGGCCACGGGCTGGGACGAGGCGGGCGTGCCGCTGGGCGAGGAGCGGGTTTCGAGTGCGGTGCGGCGGGTGGAGTTGGATGGGAAGAGGGGGTGA
- a CDS encoding sulfate/molybdate ABC transporter ATP-binding protein, producing MHIEIDEIAKSFGATAALQPVSLAIPSGALVALLGPSGSGKTTLLRILGGLEFPSSGRVLFDGQDATGLSVQDRRAGFVFQSYALFRHMTVFENIAYGLRARPRRTRPPEAEIDRRVTRLLDLIQLPQIAGRFPSQLSGGQRQRVALARALAIEPRMLLLDEPFGALDARVRKELRQGLREIHDTTGLTTVFVTHDQDEAMELADLVVVMSMGRIEQVGRPQDIRARPATPFVREFIAA from the coding sequence ATGCATATCGAGATCGACGAAATCGCGAAAAGCTTCGGCGCGACGGCGGCCCTGCAGCCCGTCAGCCTGGCCATTCCCTCGGGCGCGCTGGTCGCGCTGCTGGGCCCATCCGGCTCGGGCAAGACGACGCTTCTGCGCATCCTGGGCGGGCTGGAATTCCCAAGTTCGGGTCGCGTCCTGTTCGACGGTCAGGACGCGACCGGGCTGTCGGTGCAGGACCGCCGCGCGGGCTTCGTCTTCCAAAGCTACGCGCTGTTCCGCCATATGACCGTCTTTGAAAACATTGCCTATGGGTTGCGCGCCCGCCCGCGCCGCACCCGCCCGCCCGAGGCCGAGATCGACCGCCGCGTGACCCGCCTTCTGGACCTGATCCAGCTGCCGCAGATCGCCGGCCGCTTCCCAAGCCAGCTGTCCGGCGGCCAGCGCCAGCGCGTGGCCCTTGCGCGCGCGCTCGCAATCGAGCCGCGCATGCTGCTGCTCGACGAGCCCTTCGGCGCGCTCGATGCGCGCGTGCGCAAGGAATTGCGCCAGGGCCTGCGCGAGATCCATGACACCACGGGCCTGACCACCGTCTTCGTGACCCACGATCAGGACGAGGCGATGGAACTGGCCGATCTGGTCGTCGTCATGTCGATGGGCCGGATCGAGCAGGTCGGCCGCCCGCAGGACATCCGCGCCCGTCCCGCAACGCCTTTCGTGCGCGAATTCATCGCGGCGTGA
- a CDS encoding MFS transporter has product MQAFSGITALLVGIVLIMLGNGMQFTLMGLRGAIEGFSAPELGIITSGYFAGFLSGARYSPVLIRRVGHVRVFGALGGLMSAGLIAFPLMSDPWSWTALRVLIGFCMSGIYVTAESWLNARSTNETRGKVLAAYMICQTLGIIGAQWLLTLGDAATSTLFIGASILVSISFAPILLSVSPAPAADVSRSISLKSLFSSSPLGATGIFFLGAIYATQSGMGAVFGVQTGMTADAISLFVAALFAGALVFQYPIGWLSDRIDRRKVICGSALIGAVFCVLGFFAGNNEFALISAAFIAGGMTTPLYALLLAYTNDYLTADEMPGASGGLVFVFGAGAILGPLITGWTMDATGPFAFWTVLGATFTVIAAYALYRMSRRVQMPVEDTESYISVVPGATPVAVEAASAWAAENAELDPLDDDAPR; this is encoded by the coding sequence TTGCAGGCATTTTCAGGCATCACGGCGCTTCTCGTCGGCATCGTTCTTATCATGCTTGGAAACGGCATGCAGTTTACGCTGATGGGGCTGCGCGGCGCCATAGAGGGCTTTTCCGCGCCCGAGCTCGGCATCATCACCTCGGGGTATTTTGCAGGCTTTCTCAGCGGTGCGCGCTACAGCCCGGTCTTGATCAGGCGCGTGGGGCATGTCCGCGTCTTCGGCGCCCTTGGTGGGTTGATGTCGGCAGGATTGATCGCCTTTCCGCTGATGTCCGACCCTTGGTCCTGGACGGCGCTGCGCGTGTTGATCGGCTTTTGCATGTCGGGAATATACGTCACCGCAGAGAGTTGGTTGAACGCAAGATCGACGAACGAGACCAGGGGCAAGGTTCTCGCAGCCTACATGATTTGCCAGACCTTGGGCATCATAGGTGCGCAGTGGCTTCTCACGCTGGGCGATGCGGCGACATCGACCTTGTTCATCGGCGCCTCCATCCTCGTCTCGATTTCCTTTGCGCCGATCCTCCTGTCGGTCTCGCCCGCCCCGGCTGCCGATGTGTCTCGCTCGATTTCGCTCAAGAGCCTGTTTTCGAGCTCTCCACTGGGCGCGACCGGTATTTTCTTTCTTGGCGCCATCTACGCGACGCAATCTGGCATGGGGGCCGTCTTTGGCGTTCAGACGGGCATGACAGCCGATGCGATCTCGCTGTTCGTGGCTGCGCTTTTTGCGGGGGCCCTTGTCTTTCAATATCCGATCGGATGGCTTTCCGATCGCATCGACCGCCGCAAGGTGATCTGTGGGTCGGCGCTGATCGGCGCCGTTTTCTGCGTCCTTGGTTTTTTTGCGGGAAACAACGAGTTCGCGCTGATCAGCGCAGCATTCATCGCTGGCGGCATGACGACACCGCTTTATGCCCTGCTGCTGGCATATACCAACGACTATCTTACCGCAGACGAAATGCCCGGGGCATCCGGCGGACTTGTTTTCGTGTTCGGTGCAGGGGCGATTCTGGGGCCGCTGATCACGGGTTGGACCATGGATGCGACGGGTCCGTTCGCGTTCTGGACGGTTCTCGGGGCGACCTTCACGGTGATCGCCGCATATGCGCTGTACCGCATGTCGCGACGCGTGCAGATGCCCGTCGAGGACACGGAGAGCTATATCAGCGTGGTTCCCGGGGCGACCCCGGTTGCGGTGGAGGCAGCGAGCGCCTGGGCTGCGGAAAACGCTGAACTCGACCCGCTGGACGACGACGCGCCAAGGTGA
- a CDS encoding DUF2798 domain-containing protein gives MNKKTLLIAQALMSGMMALLMSGIMSLIVLGPTTEWLHGWPRQFLTAWPIAFVLTLGVSRIAFPLAGRLARLLG, from the coding sequence ATGAACAAGAAGACCCTTTTGATTGCCCAGGCCCTGATGTCCGGCATGATGGCCCTGCTGATGTCGGGCATCATGTCCCTGATCGTGCTGGGCCCGACCACCGAATGGCTGCATGGCTGGCCCCGCCAGTTCCTGACCGCATGGCCCATCGCCTTTGTCCTGACGCTGGGCGTCAGCCGCATCGCCTTTCCGCTGGCGGGCCGTCTTGCGCGGCTTTTGGGCTAG
- a CDS encoding substrate-binding domain-containing protein, translating to MKTAKIAVSALAMIAASATIASARDQIQIAGSSTVLPYATIVAEAFGENSDFPTPVVESGGSSAGLKKFCEGVGENTIDIANASRAIKESEIEACKAAGVTDIMEVRIGYDGIVFASDIEGNDFQFTAADWFNALAAKVVKDGKVVENTATKWNEVRADLPEQEILAFVPGTKHGTREVFEEKVIAAGCKESGAADVFTAELGEDAAKEACMALRTDGKSVDIDGDYTETLARIQSAKNGIGVFGLSFYENNTDKLKVATIGGVTPSTETIAKGEYPVSRPLFFYVKKAHIGEIQGLKEYVEFFVSDELAGPEGPLAAYGLVADPELAATQSAVANETTLTN from the coding sequence ATGAAAACCGCAAAAATCGCCGTTTCGGCCCTTGCCATGATCGCCGCCTCGGCGACGATTGCTTCGGCCCGCGACCAGATCCAGATCGCTGGGTCCTCCACCGTGCTGCCCTATGCCACCATCGTCGCGGAAGCCTTTGGCGAGAACTCCGACTTCCCGACCCCGGTCGTGGAATCGGGCGGTTCCTCGGCGGGTCTCAAGAAATTCTGCGAAGGCGTCGGCGAAAACACCATCGACATCGCCAACGCGTCGCGCGCGATCAAGGAATCGGAAATCGAAGCCTGCAAGGCCGCTGGCGTGACCGACATCATGGAAGTCCGCATCGGCTATGACGGCATCGTTTTTGCCAGCGACATCGAAGGCAATGACTTCCAGTTCACCGCCGCTGACTGGTTCAACGCGCTGGCCGCCAAGGTCGTGAAAGACGGCAAGGTCGTCGAAAACACCGCGACCAAGTGGAACGAAGTGCGCGCCGACCTGCCCGAGCAAGAGATCCTGGCCTTCGTTCCGGGCACCAAGCACGGCACCCGCGAAGTGTTCGAAGAGAAAGTCATCGCCGCTGGCTGCAAGGAATCGGGCGCCGCTGACGTGTTCACGGCCGAGTTGGGCGAAGATGCTGCCAAGGAAGCCTGCATGGCACTGCGCACCGACGGCAAGTCGGTCGATATCGACGGCGACTACACCGAAACCCTGGCCCGCATCCAGTCGGCCAAGAACGGCATCGGCGTCTTCGGCCTGTCCTTCTATGAAAACAACACCGACAAGCTGAAGGTCGCGACCATCGGCGGCGTGACGCCTTCGACCGAAACCATCGCCAAGGGTGAATACCCGGTTTCGCGCCCGCTGTTCTTCTATGTGAAGAAAGCCCATATCGGCGAGATCCAGGGCCTGAAGGAATATGTCGAATTCTTCGTGTCGGACGAGCTGGCCGGCCCGGAAGGCCCGCTGGCCGCCTACGGTCTGGTTGCTGACCCGGAACTGGCGGCCACGCAATCGGCCGTTGCCAACGAAACGACGCTGACCAACTGA
- the pstC gene encoding phosphate ABC transporter permease subunit PstC — MPVSWTLLIVLAMAAAGFVIGRSRVLAAAGGDSRKLHSRTSYYGWNIALFTAVPALFLIAIWLFAQPGVDRWVLAAVSLALAVAGLGLSLSRTAPDFRARNAVETFVRGLLILCSSIAILTTAGIVLSMLFETGNFFSQYPWQDFFFGTTWSPRFGGGSELGILPLVWGTLYISVIALAVSIPIGLFAAIYMSEYASHRLRSIAKPLIEILAGIPTIVYGLFALITVGPLLRDYFAQPLGLGSSGSSVMTAGLVMGIMLIPFVSSLSDDIINAVPQSLRDGAYGLGSTRSETVRKVVLPAALPGIVGAILLAASRAIGETMIVVMGAGAAARMGLNPFEAMTTITVKIVSQLTGDTDFAAPETLVAFALGLTLFVVTLGLNIVALYVVRKYREQYE, encoded by the coding sequence ATGCCTGTCTCCTGGACCTTGCTGATCGTCCTGGCCATGGCAGCCGCCGGATTTGTTATCGGCCGCTCGCGCGTTCTCGCGGCGGCCGGTGGCGATTCCCGCAAGCTGCATTCGCGCACCAGCTATTACGGCTGGAACATCGCGCTGTTCACCGCTGTTCCTGCCCTGTTCCTGATCGCGATCTGGCTATTTGCGCAACCGGGTGTCGACCGCTGGGTCCTTGCAGCCGTATCGCTGGCACTTGCAGTCGCGGGCCTGGGCCTTTCCCTTTCGCGCACGGCACCGGATTTCCGTGCCCGCAATGCCGTCGAAACCTTCGTGCGCGGCCTTTTGATCCTTTGCTCGAGCATCGCGATCCTGACCACTGCGGGCATCGTGCTGTCGATGCTGTTCGAAACCGGGAACTTCTTCAGCCAGTATCCCTGGCAGGATTTCTTCTTCGGCACGACCTGGTCGCCGCGCTTCGGTGGAGGGTCCGAACTGGGCATTCTGCCATTGGTTTGGGGCACGCTTTACATCTCGGTCATCGCGCTGGCGGTTTCGATCCCGATCGGGCTGTTCGCGGCAATCTACATGTCCGAATATGCCTCGCATCGGCTGCGCAGCATTGCGAAACCCCTGATCGAAATCCTCGCGGGCATTCCCACCATTGTCTACGGTCTTTTCGCGCTGATTACCGTTGGACCGTTGCTGCGCGACTATTTCGCACAGCCGCTGGGTCTGGGAAGCTCCGGCTCCTCCGTGATGACGGCGGGACTGGTCATGGGCATCATGCTGATCCCCTTTGTCAGCTCGCTCTCCGACGACATCATCAACGCGGTGCCCCAATCGCTGCGTGACGGCGCCTACGGCCTTGGCTCGACCCGGTCCGAGACTGTGCGCAAGGTCGTCCTTCCAGCCGCTTTGCCCGGCATCGTGGGCGCAATCCTTCTGGCCGCATCGCGTGCGATCGGAGAAACCATGATCGTGGTGATGGGCGCTGGCGCCGCCGCGCGGATGGGGCTGAACCCGTTCGAGGCCATGACGACGATCACCGTCAAGATCGTCAGCCAGTTGACCGGTGATACCGATTTCGCCGCGCCCGAAACGCTGGTCGCATTTGCTTTGGGCCTGACGCTGTTCGTCGTCACGCTTGGGCTGAACATCGTCGCGCTCTACGTCGTGCGCAAGTATCGGGAGCAATACGAATGA
- the aroC gene encoding chorismate synthase, with protein sequence MSFNSFGRIFTFTTWGESHGPALGATVDGCPPGVALDEAFIQHFLDRRRPGTSKFTTQRQEPDQVRILSGVFEGQTTGTPIQLMIENTDQRSKDYGDIAQAFRPGHADIAYQMKYGIRDYRGGGRSSARETAARVAAGGVAQAVLRDLVPGLKITGYMIQMGELHLDRANFDASEIANNPFFLPDASAVPAWGDYLNAIRKDQNSVGAAIEVLIEGCPPGLGAPVYAKLDTDLAAAMMSINAVKGVEIGEGMAAAAMTGTANADEIRMGKGGPEFLSNHAGGILGGISTGQDIAVRFSVKPTSSILTPRRTINQRGEEIELITKGRHDPCVGIRAVPIAEAMAACVVLDHLLLDRAQTGGQRGHIG encoded by the coding sequence ATGAGCTTCAATTCCTTCGGGCGCATCTTCACCTTCACCACCTGGGGCGAAAGCCATGGCCCGGCGCTTGGTGCAACCGTCGATGGCTGCCCGCCCGGCGTGGCCCTGGACGAAGCGTTCATCCAGCACTTCCTTGACCGGCGCCGACCCGGCACTTCGAAATTCACCACCCAGCGGCAGGAACCCGACCAGGTCCGCATTCTGTCGGGCGTGTTCGAAGGCCAGACGACCGGCACGCCGATCCAGCTGATGATCGAGAATACCGACCAGCGCAGCAAGGATTACGGCGACATCGCGCAGGCCTTCCGGCCCGGCCATGCCGATATCGCCTACCAGATGAAATACGGCATTCGCGACTATCGCGGCGGTGGGCGCTCGAGCGCGCGCGAAACGGCCGCCCGCGTTGCGGCAGGGGGCGTGGCTCAGGCGGTGCTGCGCGATCTCGTGCCGGGCCTGAAGATCACCGGATACATGATCCAGATGGGCGAACTGCATCTGGATCGCGCGAATTTCGACGCCTCCGAGATCGCCAACAACCCGTTCTTCCTGCCCGACGCATCGGCCGTTCCGGCCTGGGGGGACTATCTGAACGCCATCCGCAAGGATCAAAACAGCGTCGGCGCCGCGATCGAGGTTCTGATCGAGGGTTGCCCGCCGGGGCTCGGCGCGCCGGTCTATGCCAAGCTTGATACCGACCTTGCGGCGGCGATGATGTCGATCAATGCGGTCAAGGGCGTCGAGATCGGCGAAGGCATGGCTGCGGCGGCCATGACCGGCACCGCGAATGCCGACGAGATCCGGATGGGCAAAGGCGGTCCGGAGTTTCTCTCGAACCATGCCGGGGGCATTCTGGGCGGTATCTCGACCGGCCAGGACATCGCCGTCCGGTTCTCGGTCAAGCCGACAAGCTCGATCCTGACCCCGCGCCGCACGATCAACCAGCGAGGCGAGGAAATCGAGCTTATCACCAAGGGCCGTCACGATCCCTGCGTCGGCATCCGCGCCGTGCCGATTGCCGAGGCTATGGCAGCCTGCGTGGTCCTCGATCACCTGCTTCTCGACCGCGCCCAGACCGGCGGACAGCGTGGTCATATAGGATAA